A region of Reichenbachiella carrageenanivorans DNA encodes the following proteins:
- a CDS encoding RluA family pseudouridine synthase: MHEEPLEEELYEHHRIVADPGQEILRLDKFLMDRLPNVTRNKLQAGIKDGFIKVNDELVKPNYKVHPGDVVVVELPEPPKDTDLVPEDIEINIVYEDDDLLVVNKEPGMVVHPAYQNWSGTLVNALAFHFNNLPTMPNNDGRPGLVHRIDKDTSGLLVIAKSEKAMTSLAKQFFDHSIERTYYALVWGEPEEDKGTIDVNLGRSLKDRRITATFPEGDYGRRAVTHYEVIKRLRYVSLLKCNLETGRTHQIRAHMKHIGHPLFNDMTYGGDKIIKGTTFTKYKQFVENCFKIIPRQALHAKSLGFIHPTTKKIVQFDSELPKDLEEVIEKWEHYVNHID, encoded by the coding sequence ATGCACGAAGAACCGTTAGAAGAAGAATTATACGAACATCACAGAATTGTGGCTGATCCAGGGCAAGAAATTTTACGATTAGATAAGTTTCTAATGGATCGCTTGCCCAATGTGACAAGGAATAAACTTCAGGCGGGGATCAAGGATGGTTTTATCAAGGTGAATGATGAATTAGTGAAACCCAACTATAAGGTACACCCTGGTGATGTAGTGGTCGTAGAACTTCCCGAACCGCCAAAGGATACTGATCTGGTGCCAGAAGATATAGAGATCAACATTGTCTACGAAGACGATGATCTGCTGGTGGTGAATAAAGAACCAGGAATGGTGGTTCACCCTGCTTATCAGAATTGGTCAGGTACTTTAGTTAATGCACTCGCCTTTCATTTCAATAATTTGCCTACTATGCCCAATAACGATGGGCGCCCTGGCTTGGTACATCGCATAGACAAAGACACATCTGGTCTTTTGGTTATTGCTAAAAGCGAAAAAGCTATGACGAGCCTAGCCAAGCAGTTTTTTGACCACAGTATCGAGCGGACGTACTATGCGCTGGTGTGGGGAGAGCCAGAGGAAGATAAAGGAACCATAGATGTGAATCTCGGGCGGAGTCTTAAGGATCGAAGGATAACTGCGACCTTTCCAGAAGGAGATTATGGCAGAAGAGCGGTAACTCACTATGAAGTGATAAAAAGGTTACGGTATGTGTCTTTGCTGAAATGTAATTTGGAAACGGGGCGTACACATCAGATACGTGCACATATGAAGCACATTGGCCATCCGTTATTTAACGACATGACCTACGGTGGTGATAAAATCATCAAGGGAACGACTTTTACCAAGTATAAACAGTTTGTAGAGAATTGTTTTAAAATCATACCTCGCCAAGCTTTGCATGCCAAATCTTTAGGCTTTATCCATCCTACAACTAAAAAAATTGTTCAATTCGACTCCGAGCTACCAAAAGACCTCGAAGAGGTGATCGAAAAATGGGAGCATTATGTCAATCACATAGATTAA
- a CDS encoding tellurite resistance TerB family protein, whose product MTNNSDFSKLLLKTVFSFMTCDGHISPKEISFIKELAKEKIDLSNIDVDAELKLMVELINLKGLDFFDDYFKKVNNATLTEEQEILLLESAIQTITADDQVKKEEINFLKILRTTLKSPDQKILDKFPKIGKNFIHKDALTEIYIKELYSNYFKENTLPTFDLSQVQDISDSINFGTNE is encoded by the coding sequence ATGACAAATAATTCAGACTTTTCCAAACTGCTTCTCAAGACAGTTTTCTCGTTTATGACCTGTGACGGCCATATTTCACCCAAAGAAATAAGTTTTATCAAAGAGTTAGCTAAAGAAAAGATCGACCTTTCGAATATAGATGTCGACGCAGAATTAAAACTCATGGTCGAACTGATCAACTTGAAAGGCTTAGACTTTTTTGATGACTATTTCAAAAAGGTAAACAACGCAACCCTCACCGAGGAGCAAGAGATTTTACTTTTAGAGTCTGCTATTCAAACTATCACAGCGGATGATCAAGTAAAAAAAGAAGAAATCAATTTCTTAAAAATCCTTCGTACTACACTCAAATCTCCAGATCAAAAAATATTAGATAAATTTCCTAAAATAGGAAAAAATTTCATTCATAAAGATGCCCTAACTGAGATCTATATCAAGGAGCTTTACAGCAATTATTTCAAAGAAAACACCTTGCCTACCTTCGACCTGTCTCAGGTTCAGGATATTTCAGATTCTATAAATTTTGGCACCAACGAATAA
- the rplU gene encoding 50S ribosomal protein L21 — MYAIVDIAGKQFKVTQDQFVYTPRLEGEAGASVEFDRVLLIDNDGKVKVGAPTVKGAKVSGKILAQEKDDKILVFKKKRRKGYKVKNGHRQSLTKVLIENIK, encoded by the coding sequence ATGTACGCAATAGTTGATATAGCCGGTAAGCAGTTCAAAGTAACGCAAGATCAGTTCGTTTACACTCCTCGTTTGGAGGGTGAAGCTGGCGCTTCCGTAGAATTTGACCGAGTATTGTTGATAGACAATGACGGGAAGGTCAAAGTAGGTGCCCCTACAGTAAAGGGTGCCAAAGTTTCAGGTAAAATCCTTGCTCAGGAGAAAGACGATAAAATACTCGTCTTCAAGAAGAAGAGAAGGAAAGGATACAAGGTAAAAAATGGCCACAGACAGTCATTAACTAAAGTTTTAATCGAAAATATTAAATAA
- the rpmA gene encoding 50S ribosomal protein L27: MAHKKGAGSSKNGRESHSKRLGVKIFGGQDIIAGNIIVRQRGTKHHPGTNVGIGKDHTLFALTDGVVEFRKGRQNRSFVSVVTPEAKA; encoded by the coding sequence ATGGCACATAAGAAAGGAGCAGGTAGTTCGAAAAACGGAAGAGAGTCCCATAGTAAACGATTGGGAGTAAAGATATTTGGCGGTCAAGATATTATCGCTGGAAATATCATCGTAAGACAACGAGGAACTAAGCATCATCCCGGAACAAACGTGGGTATCGGTAAAGATCACACTTTGTTTGCATTGACTGACGGTGTGGTTGAGTTCAGAAAAGGAAGACAAAATAGATCTTTTGTTTCTGTAGTTACTCCAGAAGCCAAGGCTTAA
- a CDS encoding response regulator codes for MIDINVISNILLVDDDPTSIFLQQHLLTDVCKYEGQIHACHNGRVALDYLENKGEYVSNGQKYPKPDLILLDINMPVMNGFEFLDVYKDLPEQLKGGIVISMLTSSLNKQDKDKADKYQDVSDFITKPITKKHLDGILANHFSNRK; via the coding sequence ATGATTGACATCAATGTAATTTCCAATATCCTATTAGTAGATGACGACCCCACATCTATATTTTTACAGCAACACTTACTGACTGATGTGTGCAAATACGAAGGTCAAATTCATGCCTGTCACAATGGAAGGGTGGCTTTGGACTATTTAGAAAATAAAGGAGAGTATGTTTCTAATGGACAAAAGTACCCAAAGCCCGATTTGATCTTACTCGACATCAACATGCCCGTCATGAATGGTTTTGAGTTTTTGGACGTGTACAAAGATCTACCAGAACAATTAAAAGGTGGCATTGTGATCTCTATGCTTACTAGCTCGCTCAATAAACAGGATAAAGATAAGGCCGACAAATATCAGGATGTTTCAGACTTTATCACCAAACCTATTACCAAAAAACATCTGGATGGGATTTTGGCAAATCATTTTTCAAACCGTAAATAG
- the ribD gene encoding bifunctional diaminohydroxyphosphoribosylaminopyrimidine deaminase/5-amino-6-(5-phosphoribosylamino)uracil reductase RibD, giving the protein MNNSIDEKYMQRALELAERGIGSVSPNPMAGCVIVHHNQIIGEGWHEKYGGAHAEVNAIKNVKNKTLLKESTAYVTLEPCAHFGKTPPCADLLIKHKLKRVVIANQDSFPLVNGGGIKKLTDAGIEVEVGVLSEEGRVLNKRFFTRVEKKRPYVILKWAQTVDGFVARENYDSKWISNAYSRKLVHKWRAEEDAIWVGTNTAKYDNPKLNVRDWQGSDPIRLVIDKQLSLDVNTPLFDQETPTICYNAKKNDKEVNLEWVKIDNVQWLDEIFLDLRQRGIQSVLVEGGAYLLQSLIDQDYWDEARVFTGSPSFTKGIKAPDLKVIANETLNVEGDKLELFYKDTFNIVCK; this is encoded by the coding sequence ATGAATAATTCAATAGATGAAAAATATATGCAACGGGCCTTGGAACTGGCAGAACGAGGGATAGGCTCCGTGAGCCCCAATCCTATGGCAGGTTGTGTGATCGTACATCATAATCAAATCATAGGAGAAGGATGGCATGAGAAGTACGGAGGTGCTCATGCAGAAGTAAACGCCATCAAGAATGTGAAAAACAAAACTTTGCTCAAGGAGTCTACTGCTTATGTTACACTAGAGCCTTGTGCGCATTTTGGAAAAACACCCCCTTGTGCAGATCTATTGATCAAACATAAGTTGAAGCGAGTTGTCATTGCCAATCAAGATAGTTTTCCGTTGGTAAATGGAGGAGGGATAAAAAAACTTACAGATGCTGGAATAGAAGTAGAAGTAGGTGTGCTGTCTGAAGAAGGAAGAGTGCTCAACAAAAGATTTTTCACCAGGGTAGAAAAAAAGAGGCCTTATGTGATCTTGAAGTGGGCGCAAACTGTCGATGGGTTTGTGGCTAGAGAAAACTATGATTCTAAGTGGATCAGCAATGCGTATTCGAGAAAGCTAGTACATAAGTGGAGAGCAGAAGAAGATGCCATATGGGTAGGTACGAATACTGCCAAATACGACAATCCCAAGTTGAATGTCCGTGATTGGCAAGGCAGCGATCCTATTCGATTAGTGATAGATAAGCAGCTGTCTTTGGACGTCAATACACCTTTGTTTGATCAAGAAACTCCCACCATCTGCTACAATGCCAAAAAGAATGACAAAGAAGTAAATCTGGAGTGGGTGAAAATAGATAATGTTCAATGGCTAGATGAAATTTTTCTAGACTTGAGACAGCGAGGGATCCAGTCGGTACTTGTAGAAGGTGGGGCATATTTACTACAATCTTTGATCGATCAGGATTACTGGGATGAGGCGAGAGTATTCACGGGGTCGCCCAGTTTTACAAAAGGCATAAAAGCACCCGACTTGAAAGTAATCGCCAATGAAACGTTGAATGTGGAGGGAGATAAGTTGGAGTTGTTTTATAAGGACACTTTCAATATAGTGTGTAAATGA
- a CDS encoding 1-acyl-sn-glycerol-3-phosphate acyltransferase, which produces MIVIKYLWYYTFWTIVRFGLRIYFSKVKVTGLEKIPRNTPVIFGSNHENAFIDALLITTSNTLFDHYLVRAGVFKNAFAKAFLNSLNLMPVYRPEDGVNPLEANKQIFRACFETLAKKYSVMLFPEGEHNIRRHRRVLKKGISRIALGAVNFEGGTKELSIVPVGVNYADHTGFRSAVHIVFGEPIVVKQQEESAANVNKLTLEITEALSKVHVSLDRNEFEGLDAVLFHDQNPYQIIEPVRVNQTAKKLGQRIDEVRQIGLEKKELEQAGVIFPYRESTGWDQCKMWLLAPLGLFGLLAHVPVLLPVNWFVSNKVKDIEFVASLKFGFSLFGIAIWWWFLANRILTQTEQWPIVLLSLLVLVLGLIGMNSFVRKWRNFRMTRFLRANPILGTKYQAFVADVDKLRASLD; this is translated from the coding sequence ATGATTGTAATAAAATATCTCTGGTATTATACTTTTTGGACTATCGTAAGGTTTGGTCTGCGTATTTACTTTAGCAAAGTAAAAGTGACAGGTTTGGAAAAGATTCCAAGAAATACACCAGTTATTTTTGGGTCCAACCATGAAAATGCGTTTATCGATGCCTTGCTGATCACAACGAGTAATACTCTTTTTGATCATTATTTGGTAAGGGCAGGTGTCTTTAAAAATGCTTTTGCTAAGGCTTTTCTCAATTCGCTGAATCTTATGCCTGTCTACCGGCCTGAGGATGGGGTGAATCCTTTGGAGGCGAATAAGCAGATCTTTAGGGCTTGTTTTGAGACGTTGGCCAAAAAGTATTCCGTGATGCTTTTCCCAGAAGGGGAGCACAATATTAGAAGACACAGAAGAGTGTTGAAAAAAGGCATTTCTCGGATTGCACTTGGAGCTGTCAATTTTGAGGGAGGTACAAAGGAATTGTCGATTGTACCTGTTGGGGTCAATTATGCAGACCATACTGGCTTTCGTTCTGCTGTGCATATCGTTTTTGGAGAACCAATTGTGGTAAAACAACAAGAGGAAAGTGCTGCAAATGTCAATAAGCTGACGTTAGAAATAACCGAAGCATTGAGCAAAGTGCATGTTTCGCTGGATAGAAACGAGTTTGAAGGATTGGATGCTGTATTGTTTCACGATCAAAATCCGTATCAGATTATCGAACCCGTTCGGGTTAATCAAACGGCTAAAAAGCTCGGACAACGAATAGATGAAGTGAGGCAGATAGGGCTAGAGAAAAAAGAACTAGAGCAAGCAGGGGTCATATTTCCTTATAGAGAGAGTACAGGCTGGGATCAGTGCAAAATGTGGTTGTTGGCACCCTTGGGCCTTTTTGGTTTGCTGGCTCATGTGCCTGTGCTTTTGCCTGTCAACTGGTTTGTAAGCAACAAGGTTAAAGATATTGAATTTGTAGCTTCATTGAAGTTTGGATTTTCTTTGTTTGGTATAGCTATTTGGTGGTGGTTTTTAGCCAATAGGATTTTGACGCAAACGGAACAGTGGCCTATCGTACTGCTGAGTTTGCTAGTGCTAGTTTTAGGTCTTATTGGGATGAATAGCTTTGTTCGAAAATGGAGAAATTTTAGAATGACTCGATTTCTTCGCGCTAACCCTATTTTAGGGACTAAGTATCAAGCCTTTGTCGCTGATGTAGATAAGCTCCGTGCGTCCCTAGATTAG
- a CDS encoding ribonucleoside-diphosphate reductase subunit alpha, which yields MLVLKRDGRRESVKFDKVTARIEKLCYGLNTKFIEPVDIAKKVISGIYDGVTTVELDNLAAETAASLTTVHPDFAQLAARIAISNLHKTTSKSFSNTMKRMYTYIDPKTGQNASLLATDVYGIIKKNAALLDSSIIYDRDFSYDYFGFKTLERSYLMKLDGQIVERPQHMLMRVAIGIHKEDIEAAIETYNLLSEKWFTHATPTLFNAGTPKPQLSSCFLLTMKDDSIDGIYDTLKQTAKISQSAGGIGLSIHNVRATGSYIKGTNGVSNGIVPMLRNFDMTARYVDQGGGKRKGSFAIYLEPWHADIFDFLDLKKNHGKEEMRARDLFYALWVPDLFMKRVKENGDWTLMCPNECPGLADAYGEEFEKLYEKYEAEGKGRKTIKAQDLWFEVLESQIETGTPYMLFKDAANKKSNQKNLGTIKSSNLCTEIMEYTSPDEVAVCNLASIALPMYVTEDGMFDHQKLYDITYVITKNLNKVIDVNYYPVPEAEYSNLRHRPIGIGVQGLADTFIKMKMPFDSAPARQLNSEIFETIYFASMTASKDLAKVDGAYETFKGSPVSKGIFQYDMWNVTPSERWDWTSLKQEVKKHGVRNSLLLAPMPTASTSQILGNNECFEPYTSNIYTRRVLSGEFIVVNKHLMKDLIALNLWDDSMKNRIMQANGSIQNIPEIPQNIKELYKTVWEISQKSIIDMSADRGAFICQSQSLNIHLQEPNFGKMTSMHFYAWEKGLKTGMYYLRTKAAADAIKFTVSKEENKNFIPANDKEGEANSQFECVGCGS from the coding sequence ATGTTAGTACTTAAAAGAGACGGAAGGAGAGAATCCGTCAAATTCGACAAAGTCACCGCCAGAATTGAGAAACTCTGCTACGGACTAAACACCAAATTTATCGAACCTGTAGATATCGCTAAGAAGGTAATCTCTGGAATCTATGATGGTGTAACCACAGTAGAGCTAGACAACCTAGCTGCTGAAACTGCAGCTTCGCTTACTACGGTTCACCCAGATTTTGCTCAGCTAGCTGCCAGAATCGCTATCTCAAACCTACACAAAACAACCAGCAAGTCCTTTTCAAACACCATGAAAAGAATGTATACCTACATCGATCCAAAGACTGGCCAAAACGCCTCTCTATTGGCCACTGATGTATATGGTATCATTAAGAAAAATGCTGCACTACTAGATTCATCTATCATTTACGATAGAGATTTCAGCTACGACTACTTCGGGTTCAAAACCTTGGAACGATCGTACTTGATGAAACTAGATGGCCAGATCGTGGAAAGACCACAGCACATGCTCATGCGTGTAGCCATTGGCATTCACAAAGAAGACATAGAAGCAGCAATAGAAACCTACAACCTCCTTTCGGAAAAATGGTTTACACATGCTACGCCTACGTTGTTCAATGCAGGTACACCTAAACCACAATTATCTTCATGCTTCCTTCTCACCATGAAGGATGATAGTATCGACGGGATATATGATACTTTGAAGCAAACAGCCAAAATCTCTCAGTCGGCTGGAGGTATAGGATTAAGCATCCACAATGTAAGAGCAACAGGGTCTTATATCAAAGGAACTAATGGCGTATCAAATGGTATCGTACCGATGTTGAGAAACTTCGATATGACTGCTAGATACGTTGATCAAGGTGGAGGAAAAAGAAAGGGCAGTTTCGCAATCTACCTAGAGCCTTGGCACGCAGACATTTTCGACTTCCTTGATTTGAAAAAGAATCACGGCAAAGAGGAAATGAGAGCTAGAGACTTGTTTTACGCCCTATGGGTGCCAGACTTGTTTATGAAGCGAGTAAAAGAAAACGGCGACTGGACACTCATGTGTCCTAATGAATGCCCAGGACTGGCTGATGCCTACGGGGAAGAATTCGAAAAGCTATACGAAAAATACGAAGCAGAAGGTAAAGGCAGAAAAACCATCAAAGCACAAGACCTATGGTTCGAAGTACTGGAGTCTCAAATTGAGACAGGTACGCCATATATGCTCTTCAAGGATGCGGCTAACAAGAAGTCTAATCAGAAAAACCTCGGAACAATCAAGTCTAGTAACCTGTGTACCGAGATCATGGAGTACACTTCGCCAGACGAAGTAGCGGTTTGCAACTTGGCTTCGATCGCATTGCCGATGTATGTAACAGAAGATGGCATGTTCGATCATCAAAAGCTATACGACATTACTTATGTAATCACCAAAAACTTGAACAAAGTGATTGATGTGAATTACTATCCAGTGCCTGAAGCGGAGTATTCTAACTTAAGACATCGCCCGATTGGTATCGGTGTGCAAGGATTAGCGGATACTTTCATTAAAATGAAAATGCCTTTTGACTCTGCTCCAGCTCGTCAATTAAATAGTGAAATCTTCGAGACCATCTATTTTGCATCGATGACTGCTTCTAAAGACTTGGCAAAAGTAGATGGTGCTTACGAAACATTCAAAGGATCTCCAGTATCTAAAGGTATCTTCCAATACGACATGTGGAACGTAACTCCTTCTGAAAGATGGGATTGGACTAGCTTGAAGCAAGAAGTGAAGAAACATGGCGTGAGAAACTCATTACTCTTGGCTCCAATGCCAACAGCATCTACCTCTCAGATACTTGGAAACAACGAATGTTTTGAACCTTACACGTCTAACATCTATACTAGAAGGGTATTGTCAGGTGAGTTCATTGTAGTCAACAAGCATTTGATGAAAGACTTGATTGCTTTGAACCTATGGGATGACAGCATGAAGAACAGAATCATGCAAGCCAATGGATCGATCCAAAACATTCCTGAGATCCCTCAAAACATTAAGGAGTTATACAAAACTGTTTGGGAAATCTCTCAGAAATCAATCATCGATATGTCTGCAGACAGAGGTGCATTCATTTGCCAAAGTCAGAGTTTAAATATTCACTTGCAAGAGCCTAACTTTGGAAAAATGACTTCTATGCACTTCTACGCATGGGAAAAAGGATTGAAAACTGGCATGTACTACTTGAGAACCAAAGCTGCTGCTGATGCGATCAAGTTTACTGTATCCAAAGAGGAAAATAAAAATTTCATCCCTGCCAACGACAAAGAAGGAGAAGCCAATTCTCAATTCGAATGTGTAGGCTGCGGAAGCTAA
- a CDS encoding endo-1,4-beta-xylanase, producing the protein MNTNNNTLNILLITILSLHMGCSTANKKEEEKTPSLKEVYKDYFPIGAAINKQIIQNKDSALVQYHASSVTADNDMKYDRTVNGKGEYTFENGDQIVAFAQANNMLVRGHTLAWYHQTRDSFYQDSLGNDLSKPALLKKMQKHIHSVLNHYKGQVYCWDVVNEAISDYDDKFYRDDIKYFEIAGADYIEVAFRYAYEADSTIKLFYNDYDLINPQKREKTYQMLKELLDRGTPIHGVGMQGHYVIEDSVAKLLPLAIDRFASLGLEVQITELDVSVYPYYHNMDRSTLPKEIKPYTPEVAEALAKQYHDIFTILREKKDKITNVTFWGIADNRTWLSHYVVKGRTDYPLLFDQDLLPKKAFYKVTDFK; encoded by the coding sequence ATGAACACAAACAACAACACACTAAACATTCTATTAATAACGATACTGAGCTTGCACATGGGGTGCTCAACTGCCAATAAAAAGGAAGAAGAAAAGACCCCATCGCTCAAAGAAGTCTATAAGGACTACTTCCCCATTGGGGCCGCTATCAACAAACAGATAATTCAAAATAAGGATAGCGCACTAGTGCAATATCATGCCAGCAGTGTCACTGCTGATAACGACATGAAATACGACAGAACGGTCAACGGAAAGGGCGAATACACTTTCGAAAACGGGGATCAGATTGTCGCCTTTGCCCAAGCGAATAACATGCTCGTGAGAGGGCACACGCTGGCATGGTACCACCAGACCCGTGATTCGTTTTACCAAGACTCACTAGGCAACGACCTGAGCAAACCAGCCCTACTAAAAAAAATGCAGAAACATATACATTCCGTGCTAAATCACTACAAAGGCCAAGTATACTGCTGGGATGTGGTCAATGAAGCAATATCTGACTATGATGACAAGTTTTATCGTGATGACATCAAATATTTTGAAATCGCTGGAGCGGACTACATCGAAGTCGCCTTTAGGTATGCCTATGAAGCAGATTCTACTATCAAACTTTTTTACAACGATTATGATTTAATTAACCCTCAAAAAAGAGAAAAAACATATCAAATGTTAAAGGAGCTCCTAGACCGCGGAACACCCATCCATGGTGTAGGTATGCAAGGCCATTATGTGATCGAAGATTCCGTTGCAAAATTACTCCCACTGGCCATCGATCGATTTGCATCATTAGGTCTAGAGGTACAGATCACAGAACTGGATGTTTCAGTATACCCCTATTATCATAACATGGACAGGAGTACACTCCCAAAAGAAATAAAACCCTACACACCTGAAGTAGCTGAAGCCCTAGCCAAGCAATATCACGACATCTTTACTATACTACGAGAAAAGAAAGACAAAATTACAAATGTGACCTTCTGGGGAATAGCAGACAATAGAACATGGCTCAGCCATTATGTAGTCAAAGGACGCACCGATTATCCTTTGTTGTTTGACCAAGATTTATTACCCAAAAAAGCCTTTTACAAAGTCACAGATTTCAAATAA
- the prmC gene encoding peptide chain release factor N(5)-glutamine methyltransferase, producing MQENFPKNTFQKTIEVLSPELGLQESEALAYLTLEKIYNLSKTDLIVNRPYVSNGHQTNKYNQLIKRLLSHEPIQYILNEAEFYGFQFYVNGHVLIPRQETELLIQIIENFRPWRRPKMADIGTGSGCIACTLALTIEGAELNGYDVSPEALKVAQQNAKRLGARAAFEVLDILNQDIPLQNLDLVVSNPPYVMEEEKQQMNKNVLDFEPSLALFVSNHDPLIFYNTIAQKAKSALKKGGALFFEINEQFGKETLFLLERMGYGDPKLYQDLNGKDRFASGILI from the coding sequence ATGCAGGAAAACTTTCCTAAGAACACATTTCAAAAGACCATCGAAGTACTCTCCCCAGAATTGGGGCTTCAAGAAAGTGAAGCACTGGCTTATTTAACACTCGAAAAAATATACAATTTATCCAAAACGGACTTGATTGTAAACCGACCATATGTCTCCAATGGCCATCAAACTAACAAATACAACCAGTTAATCAAGCGTCTCCTCTCTCATGAACCTATACAATATATTCTTAATGAAGCTGAGTTTTATGGCTTTCAGTTTTATGTAAATGGCCATGTGCTCATTCCTAGGCAGGAGACCGAGCTACTGATTCAGATCATTGAAAATTTCCGCCCTTGGCGACGGCCAAAAATGGCAGATATCGGTACTGGTTCAGGGTGTATTGCATGCACGCTGGCACTTACGATCGAAGGTGCAGAACTGAATGGGTATGACGTGAGCCCTGAAGCACTAAAGGTTGCTCAACAAAATGCCAAGCGACTGGGCGCCCGTGCTGCTTTTGAAGTATTGGACATTCTCAATCAAGATATCCCGCTCCAAAACCTTGACCTCGTGGTAAGCAACCCTCCCTATGTCATGGAGGAGGAAAAACAACAAATGAATAAGAATGTACTCGATTTTGAGCCTTCACTAGCACTTTTTGTATCTAATCACGACCCACTGATCTTCTACAACACCATTGCTCAAAAAGCAAAATCTGCACTAAAGAAAGGAGGCGCACTATTTTTCGAAATCAACGAGCAATTTGGCAAAGAGACCCTGTTTCTATTAGAACGAATGGGGTACGGCGACCCTAAGCTCTACCAAGACCTGAATGGCAAAGACAGATTCGCTTCTGGGATACTAATCTAG
- a CDS encoding ribonucleoside-diphosphate reductase small subunit has translation MKRIKMAKENPQDEPILKENKDRFVLFPIEKNDIWQFYKKAEASFWTAEEIDLSQDLKDWENLNDGERHFITHVLAFFAASDGIVNENLAENFVSEVQYTEAKFFYGFQIAIENIHSETYSLLIDTYVRDNKEKDKLFHAVETIPCVKKKADWALRWIDNGSFAERLIAFAAVEGIFFSGSFCSIFWLKKRGLMPGLTFSNELISRDEGLHCDFACLLYNDHLVNKLPTETVEKIIIDAVEIEKEFVTDAIPVKLIGMNAELMCQYIEFVADRLLLELGCSKQYNATNPFDFMEMISLQGKTNFFEKRVAEYQKAGVMKDASDDSLKFSLDEDF, from the coding sequence ATGAAGCGAATTAAAATGGCAAAAGAAAACCCACAAGACGAACCCATACTAAAAGAGAATAAGGACAGGTTCGTTCTCTTTCCCATAGAAAAAAATGACATCTGGCAGTTCTATAAAAAAGCTGAAGCAAGCTTCTGGACAGCAGAAGAAATAGACTTGAGTCAAGACCTGAAAGACTGGGAGAATTTGAATGACGGCGAGCGTCATTTTATTACCCATGTACTTGCCTTCTTTGCTGCCAGCGATGGCATCGTCAATGAAAATCTTGCAGAAAATTTTGTATCCGAAGTACAGTATACCGAAGCCAAATTTTTCTATGGCTTTCAAATTGCCATCGAAAATATTCACTCAGAAACTTATTCTTTATTAATCGACACCTATGTAAGAGACAATAAAGAAAAAGATAAATTATTCCACGCAGTGGAGACCATTCCTTGCGTAAAGAAAAAAGCCGATTGGGCATTAAGATGGATCGACAATGGCTCATTTGCAGAAAGACTCATTGCATTTGCAGCAGTAGAAGGCATCTTCTTTTCTGGCAGCTTCTGTTCAATCTTCTGGTTGAAGAAAAGAGGTCTCATGCCAGGTCTTACTTTTTCTAATGAACTGATCTCTAGAGACGAAGGATTACACTGCGATTTTGCATGTTTATTATATAATGACCATCTGGTCAACAAACTCCCAACAGAGACCGTTGAGAAAATTATCATTGACGCAGTAGAGATCGAAAAAGAATTTGTCACAGATGCTATTCCTGTAAAGTTGATTGGAATGAACGCAGAGTTGATGTGTCAATATATAGAATTCGTAGCTGACAGATTACTGTTAGAGCTAGGCTGTTCGAAACAATACAACGCAACAAACCCATTTGATTTCATGGAGATGATTTCCCTACAGGGAAAAACAAACTTCTTCGAAAAAAGAGTGGCAGAATATCAAAAAGCGGGCGTTATGAAAGATGCCAGTGACGATTCACTGAAATTTAGTTTAGACGAAGATTTTTAA